A genomic stretch from Prochlorococcus marinus str. MIT 9312 includes:
- a CDS encoding anthranilate synthase component I family protein produces MISSNKDSFLKAYKEGKNFIPITQTWPADLETPLSTWLKLSEKDSHGVFLESVEGGESLGRWSIVATKPLWEAVCYGEEIVKTWNNGKTEMYKGDPFNILRTWTKEYKSSMLDGLPSIGQLYGSWGYELINRIEPSVPINKIQENNIPYGSWMFFDQLVVFDQIKRCITAVVYADITSSKESSVEEVYLNSISKIQKTRDLMKVPLKEYEFLDWNENENFNLDLKSNWKKKDFEDAVLSAKKYIRKGDIFQIVISQRFQTQVNNDPFNLYRSLRMVNPSPYMSFFDFGSWYLIGSSPEVMVKAEKNKNSQIVASLRPIAGTRPRGIDNKQDLEFEKDLLKDPKEIAEHVMLIDLGRNDLGRVCEIGTVEVKDLMVIEKYSHVMHIVSEVEGILKENTDVWDLLKACFPAGTVTGAPKIRAMQLIKHFEKDARGPYAGVYGSIDINGALNTAITIRTMIVKPSEDGKFDVSVQAGAGIVADSSPENEYQETINKAKGILKSLACLDN; encoded by the coding sequence ATGATCAGCTCAAATAAAGATAGTTTTTTAAAAGCTTACAAAGAAGGTAAAAATTTTATACCTATCACTCAAACTTGGCCAGCAGATTTAGAGACTCCATTATCTACTTGGTTAAAATTATCCGAAAAAGATTCACATGGAGTTTTTCTTGAGTCTGTTGAAGGAGGAGAGAGTTTGGGAAGGTGGAGTATCGTAGCTACTAAACCTCTTTGGGAAGCCGTTTGTTATGGAGAAGAAATAGTTAAAACCTGGAATAATGGGAAAACGGAAATGTATAAGGGCGATCCCTTTAATATTTTAAGAACTTGGACAAAGGAATATAAATCATCTATGCTTGATGGCTTACCATCAATTGGGCAATTATATGGGTCTTGGGGTTATGAATTAATTAATCGAATAGAACCAAGTGTTCCAATAAATAAAATACAAGAAAACAATATACCTTATGGTTCTTGGATGTTTTTTGATCAGTTAGTTGTTTTTGATCAAATTAAAAGATGTATAACCGCAGTAGTTTATGCAGATATAACTTCTTCAAAAGAGTCTTCTGTTGAAGAAGTTTATCTAAACTCAATTTCTAAAATTCAGAAAACTAGAGATTTAATGAAAGTCCCTCTAAAAGAATACGAGTTTTTAGATTGGAATGAAAATGAGAATTTCAATTTAGATCTTAAAAGTAATTGGAAGAAAAAAGATTTTGAGGATGCAGTTCTTTCTGCAAAAAAATACATAAGAAAAGGGGATATCTTCCAAATTGTTATAAGTCAGAGATTTCAAACTCAAGTCAATAATGATCCCTTTAATTTATACAGAAGTTTGAGGATGGTTAATCCTTCCCCATATATGTCATTTTTTGATTTTGGCTCATGGTATCTGATAGGTTCCAGTCCTGAAGTCATGGTTAAAGCTGAAAAAAATAAAAATAGTCAGATAGTTGCAAGCTTAAGACCAATAGCTGGGACAAGACCTAGGGGAATTGATAATAAACAAGATCTGGAATTTGAAAAAGATTTATTAAAAGATCCAAAAGAGATAGCTGAGCATGTAATGCTAATAGATCTTGGAAGAAATGACCTTGGAAGAGTTTGTGAAATTGGTACTGTGGAGGTAAAAGATTTAATGGTTATTGAGAAATATTCACATGTTATGCATATAGTGAGTGAAGTTGAGGGAATCTTAAAAGAAAATACTGATGTATGGGATTTGCTAAAGGCATGTTTTCCAGCCGGGACAGTAACTGGTGCGCCAAAAATAAGAGCTATGCAATTGATTAAACACTTTGAAAAAGATGCTAGAGGACCTTATGCTGGTGTTTATGGATCTATTGATATTAATGGAGCATTAAATACGGCAATTACAATAAGAACTATGATAGTCAAACCCTCAGAAGATGGAAAATTTGATGTCTCAGTGCAGGCAGGAGCTGGAATAGTTGCTGATTCTTCTCCTGAAAATGAATATCAAGAGACAATAAATAAAGCTAAGGGGATACTGAAATCATTAGCCTGTTTGGATAATTAA
- a CDS encoding sensor histidine kinase, with the protein MKSQITIKKIQDLLIKGVQTIHVDDDSSRRMWWASLEVIQKDFLSQNYKQGGIWVASPLPAFNDKKFLNQFYGWLWSPEGFPYFQNKNAGFLPVKNLDKIKKDFDLVSNYKVLNLSQEDGYEPFLMIITPNFQCILSIVGEKDKKILLMKCDEESLKLSIELMHAKLNQENYEEGVKFRNAINNLGNLNINNQFEKLFWPTLSAKLANIAPNHNIQNSVKNDEKNVQITEAKLLSAISHEVRTPLATIRTLISSTLKKYNMDESMRNRLIQIDNECNEQIDRFGLIFNAAELVSNEVTSSNNLAKINLAEIFKKLSPVWNKQLNRRGIFFKIDIPSQLPQILSDSEKLELMLRGLIDKNTRGLKEGSTLVLELRPAGQKLKLQLKVQKSDCNRKEILKKENGSDIGPVLNWNPQTGSLQLSQNATQKLLASLGGHVTQRRDTGLTVFFPISDSK; encoded by the coding sequence ATGAAATCACAAATAACTATAAAAAAAATTCAAGACCTTTTGATTAAAGGAGTTCAAACTATACATGTGGATGATGATTCATCCAGAAGAATGTGGTGGGCTTCTTTAGAAGTTATTCAGAAAGATTTCCTATCTCAAAATTATAAACAGGGGGGGATTTGGGTTGCCTCACCTTTGCCTGCTTTTAATGATAAAAAATTTTTAAATCAATTTTATGGATGGCTTTGGTCTCCTGAGGGTTTTCCATATTTTCAGAATAAGAATGCAGGTTTTTTACCAGTCAAAAATTTAGACAAGATAAAAAAAGATTTCGATTTAGTTAGTAATTATAAAGTCTTAAATCTTAGTCAAGAAGATGGTTATGAACCTTTTTTAATGATAATCACCCCAAATTTTCAATGCATATTATCAATTGTAGGAGAAAAAGATAAGAAAATTTTATTAATGAAGTGTGATGAAGAAAGCCTTAAACTTTCAATTGAATTAATGCATGCAAAATTAAACCAAGAAAATTATGAGGAAGGAGTAAAATTTCGTAATGCAATCAATAATTTAGGTAACCTTAATATTAATAATCAATTTGAAAAATTATTTTGGCCAACATTATCGGCAAAATTAGCAAATATTGCTCCAAATCATAATATACAGAATTCTGTAAAAAACGATGAAAAAAATGTGCAAATAACTGAAGCAAAATTGTTAAGTGCAATTTCTCATGAAGTCAGAACTCCCTTAGCTACTATAAGAACCCTAATAAGTTCTACTTTAAAAAAATATAATATGGATGAATCAATGAGAAATCGTTTGATTCAAATAGATAATGAATGTAATGAACAAATTGATAGGTTCGGTTTAATTTTTAATGCTGCAGAATTAGTAAGTAACGAAGTTACTTCATCAAATAATTTGGCAAAAATTAATTTAGCCGAAATTTTTAAAAAACTTTCTCCTGTATGGAATAAACAATTAAACCGACGTGGGATTTTTTTCAAGATAGACATCCCCAGTCAACTTCCGCAAATTTTGAGTGATTCTGAAAAACTAGAATTAATGTTAAGGGGATTAATTGATAAAAATACTAGAGGATTGAAAGAGGGCAGTACATTAGTTTTAGAATTAAGACCAGCTGGCCAAAAACTAAAACTTCAACTAAAAGTACAAAAATCAGATTGTAATCGAAAAGAAATATTAAAAAAAGAAAATGGTTCTGATATAGGTCCTGTTTTAAATTGGAACCCTCAAACGGGGAGTTTACAACTAAGTCAAAATGCCACTCAAAAGTTGTTAGCAAGTTTAGGAGGGCATGTTACTCAAAGGCGTGATACAGGTTTGACAGTATTTTTCCCCATTTCAGATTCAAAATGA
- a CDS encoding Mrp/NBP35 family ATP-binding protein, which produces MTTIEDANFALQKVLDAGSQKNVIELAWIKNVRVTIPRVIVTLSLPSFANSQRDRIVQEVRKVLLDFEDIDDVQIEIDNNPSKTESQNQSNAPELKKIGGIRHIIAVSSGKGGVGKSTIAVNLACSLAKLGSKTGLLDADIYGPNTPSMMGVAEQNPKVTEGSGSDQRLIPINKYGISLVSMGFLIEEGQPVIWRGPMLNSIIRQFLYQVEWNNLDFLVIDLPPGTGDAQISLSQSVPISGAIVVTTPQQVSLQDARRGLAMFKQLGVPLLGIVENMSVFIPPDMPGKKYEIFGKGGGQTLAKENDLPLLAQIPIEIPLVNDSNKGIPISISQPNKESSVVFSNLAQLIKNQFVNS; this is translated from the coding sequence ATGACCACAATAGAAGATGCGAATTTTGCTTTACAAAAGGTTCTTGATGCTGGATCACAAAAAAATGTAATTGAATTAGCTTGGATTAAAAACGTAAGAGTAACTATACCGAGAGTAATCGTAACATTATCATTGCCATCATTTGCAAATTCTCAGAGAGATAGAATTGTACAAGAGGTTAGAAAAGTACTACTGGATTTTGAAGATATTGATGATGTTCAAATAGAGATAGATAATAATCCTTCCAAAACAGAATCTCAAAATCAAAGTAATGCTCCTGAGTTGAAGAAGATTGGTGGGATTCGTCATATCATAGCTGTTAGCAGTGGTAAAGGTGGAGTTGGGAAAAGTACCATTGCAGTTAACCTCGCTTGTTCTCTAGCTAAATTAGGCTCTAAAACTGGTTTGCTGGATGCGGATATATATGGACCTAATACTCCCTCAATGATGGGAGTTGCTGAACAGAATCCAAAGGTTACAGAAGGTAGTGGCAGTGATCAAAGGTTAATACCAATAAATAAATATGGAATTTCATTGGTATCAATGGGTTTCCTCATAGAAGAAGGTCAGCCAGTTATATGGAGAGGACCAATGCTTAATAGTATTATCCGACAATTTTTGTACCAAGTTGAATGGAATAATCTTGATTTTTTGGTTATTGACTTGCCTCCTGGAACAGGAGACGCTCAAATATCCCTTTCTCAATCTGTGCCTATTTCTGGAGCTATAGTTGTCACTACTCCTCAACAAGTATCTTTACAAGATGCAAGGAGGGGATTAGCAATGTTTAAACAACTCGGAGTACCTTTACTGGGAATTGTAGAAAATATGTCAGTATTTATTCCGCCAGATATGCCAGGTAAAAAATATGAAATTTTTGGTAAAGGTGGTGGACAAACATTAGCTAAAGAAAATGATTTACCATTATTAGCCCAAATACCTATTGAAATTCCTCTCGTTAATGATAGTAATAAAGGTATACCAATCTCAATAAGCCAACCCAATAAAGAAAGTTCTGTTGTATTTAGTAATTTAGCTCAATTAATTAAGAATCAATTCGTTAATAGTTAA
- the gshA gene encoding glutamate--cysteine ligase produces the protein MSKNNLYKGFEVELFTGSFNSHIGISADIEKEFSNFVKEPDKRNVEYITTPEKDYNFLYEKLINPRKKLRLWLNNKGLTIIPSSTLCFKHDIQLQRSDFANVYHQFIEDNYGISIATSSVHINIGIDDLDKLFTAIRLIRSEAALYLSISASSPFLNNKITENHSQRWIQFPRTPSKVPFFVNHNSYVDWIEENIDNKNMQNIRHFWSSIRPNGPQRPLILDRLELRICDFVHDINLLLGITAMLELRILHLFENINALDPLTASIFSIDELSEICDQNEINAAKNSLNSELIHWQDGRKVICRDWIKDLLSDLSSTAEKFNMKYLLKPIHKVLEEGNQSMKWINQHEKGLSIEQIMKISIDEMIKSEKKNV, from the coding sequence ATGAGTAAAAATAATCTTTATAAGGGTTTTGAAGTAGAACTTTTCACAGGTTCGTTTAATTCTCATATTGGTATTTCAGCTGATATTGAAAAAGAATTTTCTAATTTTGTGAAAGAGCCAGATAAAAGGAATGTTGAATACATAACAACACCTGAAAAAGACTATAACTTTTTATACGAGAAATTAATAAATCCAAGAAAAAAATTAAGGCTATGGCTAAACAATAAAGGGTTAACAATCATTCCTTCATCCACTCTTTGCTTTAAACATGATATTCAATTGCAAAGATCTGATTTTGCAAATGTTTATCATCAATTTATAGAAGATAATTATGGAATCTCTATTGCAACTTCAAGTGTTCACATAAATATAGGAATTGATGACTTAGATAAGCTTTTTACTGCGATAAGGCTGATAAGATCTGAGGCTGCTTTGTATCTATCAATAAGTGCTAGCTCACCTTTTTTAAATAATAAAATTACTGAAAATCATTCTCAAAGATGGATTCAGTTTCCAAGAACACCAAGTAAAGTTCCTTTTTTCGTAAATCATAATAGCTATGTCGATTGGATCGAGGAAAATATAGATAATAAAAATATGCAAAACATCAGGCATTTTTGGTCTTCAATTCGACCAAATGGTCCCCAAAGGCCTTTAATTCTTGATCGTTTGGAATTAAGAATTTGTGATTTTGTTCATGATATTAATTTGCTATTAGGTATAACGGCTATGCTAGAACTAAGGATTTTACATCTTTTTGAGAATATAAATGCTTTAGATCCTTTGACTGCTAGTATTTTTTCTATTGATGAATTATCAGAAATATGTGATCAAAATGAAATTAATGCTGCTAAAAATAGTTTGAATTCAGAGTTAATTCACTGGCAAGATGGCAGAAAAGTTATTTGTAGAGACTGGATTAAAGACTTATTATCAGATTTATCATCCACCGCAGAAAAGTTTAATATGAAATATCTTTTGAAACCTATCCACAAAGTACTTGAAGAGGGTAATCAATCTATGAAATGGATAAATCAACATGAGAAAGGTCTTTCTATTGAGCAGATAATGAAAATTTCTATCGATGAAATGATCAAGAGTGAAAAAAAGAATGTTTGA
- a CDS encoding photosystem I reaction center subunit II PsaD produces the protein MTETLVGQFPKHIGSTGGLLNSAETEEKYAIVWNSSKEQAFELPTGGAAIMHEGDNLMYFARKEQCLALGTQLRSFKPRIEDFKIYRIFPGGDIEFLHPKDGVFPEKVNEGREKVGHNPRRIGENPNPAGLKFTTKNTFD, from the coding sequence ATGACGGAAACTTTAGTTGGTCAATTTCCAAAGCATATAGGAAGTACTGGGGGTTTATTGAACTCAGCAGAAACCGAAGAAAAATATGCGATTGTATGGAATAGTTCAAAAGAACAAGCATTTGAATTACCCACTGGTGGTGCTGCTATTATGCATGAAGGTGATAATTTAATGTATTTTGCAAGAAAGGAACAATGTCTTGCACTAGGAACACAATTACGATCTTTTAAACCAAGAATTGAGGACTTCAAAATCTACCGAATTTTCCCAGGCGGTGATATTGAATTCTTACATCCAAAAGATGGTGTTTTCCCTGAGAAAGTTAATGAGGGTAGAGAAAAAGTTGGCCATAACCCAAGGCGAATAGGTGAGAATCCTAATCCAGCTGGGTTGAAATTTACAACTAAGAATACTTTTGATTAA
- the rodA gene encoding rod shape-determining protein RodA has product MFRRISLLNNRGFLQKKDNFNRGFLFSPILIIPLFLVIISGLLIKSIQGDFLVSNYLGHILTGFLGYFLAFFISYIPLERIRKYLVPFYFCTLISLLLIYFFGISVSGAQRWLNFGIFSFQPSEVAKLSTVLTLALVLDKKIILTIRDLVLPLLVVVIPWLLIFFQPDLGTSLVLLVLTGVMLYWSHMPIEWILILVFCIITAAFYLTLPTLLIFWIPFIGYLAYRSSKKKIIFSALAISLHLLVAKLTPILWQYGLKEYQKDRLVLFLDPNRDPLGGGYHLIQSQIAIGSGGLFGTGLLQGKLTNLQFIPEQHTDFIFSALGEELGFVGCMIVLFLFFFLIKKLINTATIARTNFESLIVIGIASTFLFQIIINLFMTIGLGPVTGIPLPFMSYGRTSLVTNFISIGFVLSILKRSRSLRN; this is encoded by the coding sequence ATGTTTAGGAGAATTTCTTTATTAAATAACAGAGGATTTTTACAAAAAAAAGATAACTTTAATAGAGGTTTTTTATTTTCTCCAATACTTATAATTCCTCTGTTTTTAGTTATTATTTCGGGTTTATTAATAAAAAGTATTCAGGGTGATTTTTTAGTATCGAACTATTTAGGTCATATCCTAACTGGTTTTTTAGGTTATTTTTTAGCATTTTTTATTTCTTATATACCGTTAGAGAGAATTAGAAAGTATTTGGTTCCATTTTATTTTTGTACTTTAATATCCTTATTACTAATTTATTTTTTTGGGATTTCAGTTTCTGGAGCTCAAAGATGGCTAAACTTTGGCATCTTTTCTTTTCAGCCTTCAGAAGTAGCTAAACTTAGTACTGTGTTAACTCTTGCTTTAGTACTCGACAAAAAAATAATTTTAACAATAAGAGATTTAGTATTGCCCTTATTAGTAGTAGTTATTCCTTGGTTATTAATTTTCTTTCAACCGGACTTAGGTACCTCTTTAGTTTTACTTGTTTTGACAGGTGTGATGCTCTATTGGTCGCATATGCCCATAGAGTGGATTTTGATATTAGTGTTTTGTATTATCACTGCTGCATTTTATCTAACCTTACCAACTCTTCTTATTTTCTGGATTCCATTTATAGGATATCTTGCTTATAGATCTTCGAAAAAGAAAATTATTTTTTCTGCTCTCGCTATTTCGTTACATTTATTAGTGGCAAAATTGACACCAATTTTGTGGCAATATGGCTTAAAAGAATATCAAAAAGATAGATTAGTTTTATTTTTAGATCCAAATAGAGATCCATTAGGTGGCGGATATCATTTGATACAGAGTCAAATTGCAATTGGTTCTGGAGGATTATTTGGGACGGGTTTGCTACAAGGTAAGCTGACTAATTTGCAATTTATACCGGAACAACATACTGATTTTATATTCAGTGCTCTAGGCGAAGAATTGGGTTTTGTAGGGTGCATGATAGTTTTATTTTTGTTCTTTTTTTTGATTAAAAAACTTATTAATACTGCAACAATTGCTAGGACTAATTTTGAATCTCTAATTGTTATTGGAATAGCCTCAACTTTTTTATTTCAAATAATAATTAACTTATTTATGACTATTGGATTAGGACCAGTGACTGGGATTCCCCTTCCTTTTATGAGCTATGGTCGAACGTCATTGGTGACTAATTTTATATCTATTGGATTTGTTTTATCTATATTGAAACGTTCTAGATCACTAAGAAATTGA
- the hemF gene encoding oxygen-dependent coproporphyrinogen oxidase yields the protein MLKEPPKNSREKTKNLLLTLQDKICSGLENIDGKGKFTEESWLRDEGGGGRSRVLKNGSIFEQAGVNFSEVQGKELPQSIISQRPEAKGHEWFATGTSMVLHPKNPFIPTVHLNYRYFEAGPVWWFGGGADLTPFYPYLSDVRNFHKEHKKACEKVDKDLHKVFKPWCDEYFFLKHRNESRGIGGIFYDYQDGSGNIYRGNNQNGEASKVSENIGKSNLNWDNLFSLAENCGQAFLPSYLPIIEKRANKTYTSKEREFQLYRRGRYVEFNLVWDRGTIFGLQTNGRTESILMSLPPLARWEYGYKAKKGSREEFLTSIFTKPQDWLNDKDLENFCMENNIFD from the coding sequence ATGTTGAAAGAACCTCCTAAAAACTCGAGAGAAAAAACTAAAAATCTCTTATTAACTCTACAAGACAAAATTTGTTCAGGGCTTGAAAATATAGATGGAAAAGGGAAATTTACAGAAGAATCCTGGCTAAGAGACGAAGGTGGCGGTGGAAGATCAAGAGTATTGAAAAATGGTTCTATTTTTGAGCAAGCAGGAGTAAATTTTTCGGAAGTACAGGGAAAAGAATTACCTCAATCTATAATCTCCCAAAGGCCCGAAGCAAAAGGTCATGAATGGTTTGCTACGGGAACTTCTATGGTTTTGCATCCTAAGAATCCCTTTATTCCAACAGTTCATCTGAATTATCGATATTTCGAAGCTGGTCCTGTTTGGTGGTTTGGCGGAGGTGCAGACTTAACCCCTTTTTATCCATATCTTTCTGATGTGAGAAATTTTCATAAAGAACATAAAAAAGCTTGTGAAAAAGTTGATAAAGACTTACATAAAGTTTTTAAACCATGGTGTGATGAATATTTCTTCTTAAAGCACAGAAATGAATCTAGAGGAATAGGTGGTATTTTTTATGACTATCAAGATGGTTCAGGCAATATTTATAGAGGAAATAATCAAAATGGAGAGGCATCAAAAGTTTCAGAAAATATTGGCAAATCTAATTTAAATTGGGATAATTTATTTTCTTTAGCGGAAAACTGTGGGCAGGCATTCCTCCCTTCATATCTGCCTATTATTGAAAAAAGAGCTAATAAAACATATACATCAAAAGAAAGAGAATTCCAGCTATATCGAAGAGGTAGATATGTCGAATTCAATTTAGTTTGGGATAGAGGGACAATTTTTGGATTACAAACAAACGGGAGGACTGAATCAATATTAATGTCATTACCACCTTTAGCCAGATGGGAGTATGGATATAAAGCTAAAAAGGGTTCTAGAGAGGAATTTCTTACATCAATCTTTACAAAACCGCAAGATTGGTTAAATGATAAAGATTTAGAAAATTTCTGTATGGAGAATAATATTTTTGATTAA
- the ppc gene encoding phosphoenolpyruvate carboxylase → MESFQQIKNNKVDLISTNDPLDKNRLLIEDLWESVLREECPDDQAERLIQLKELSYSKQIEGDSSKTFKKEIVDIVNSMDLAESIAAARAFSLYFQLVNILEQRVEEDRYIQSFTNKNVQKSPDNLDPFAPALARQNAPVTFRELFYRLRKLNVPPGKLEELLQEMDIRLVFTAHPTEIVRHTIRHKQTRVANLLKKIQVEQFLTKEEKNFLKIQLKEEVRLWWRTDELHQFKPSVLDEVDYALHYFQQVLFNAMPQLRGRIAEALTENYPDVQLPSQSFCNFGSWVGSDRDGNPSVTPEITWRTACYQRQLMLERYITATSHLRDQLSVSMQWSQVSSSLLESLETDRVKFPAIYEARATRYRSEPYRLKLSYILEKLRLTQERNNLLADNGWKFDLEGELNTKNIDKVENLYYKSVNEFTYDLELIKNSLISTDLTCEAVNTLLTQVHIFGFSLASLDIRQESTRHSDAIQELTKYLDLSVQYDQMSEDEKIKWLVDELNTKRPLIPSDVKWTNTTEETFSVFKMVKRLQQEFGSRICHAYVISMSHSASDLLEVLLLAKEMGLLDQNSKNSNLLVVPLFETVEDLKRAPEVMEKLFKLDFYKSLLPKVGESFKPLQELMLGYSDSNKDSGFVSSNWEIHRAQIALQNLASRNNILLRLFHGRGGSVGRGGGPAYQAILAQPSGTLKGRIKITEQGEVLASKYSLPELALYNLETVTTAVIQNSLVNNRLDATPEWNQLMSRLAETSRSHYRKLVYENPDLLNFFQEVTPIEEISKLQISSRPARRKKGAKDLSSLRAIPWVFGWTQSRFLLPSWFGVGTALSSELNSDPQQIELLRVLHQRWPFFRMLISKVEMTLSKVDLEVAKYYVDTLGSEENKDSFDDIFEVISKEYSLTKSLVLEITGKNKLLESDRDLKSSVSLRNKTIIPLGFLQVSLLRRLRDQTRQPPISEFLIDKDESRRAYSRSELLRGALLTINGIAAGMRNTG, encoded by the coding sequence ATGGAATCCTTTCAACAGATAAAAAATAATAAAGTGGATCTTATAAGTACTAATGATCCACTTGATAAAAATCGTCTTTTAATAGAGGATTTGTGGGAATCTGTACTTAGAGAAGAATGCCCAGATGATCAAGCAGAGAGATTAATCCAACTTAAAGAATTAAGTTATTCAAAACAAATAGAAGGTGATAGTTCAAAAACCTTTAAAAAAGAAATAGTTGATATTGTAAATTCTATGGATTTAGCAGAATCCATTGCAGCAGCAAGAGCTTTTTCATTATATTTTCAACTTGTGAATATTTTGGAACAAAGAGTGGAGGAAGATAGATATATTCAAAGTTTTACCAATAAAAATGTTCAAAAATCGCCCGATAATCTTGATCCCTTTGCCCCAGCATTGGCTAGACAAAATGCTCCAGTAACTTTTAGAGAATTATTTTATAGGTTGAGAAAATTAAATGTACCTCCAGGAAAATTAGAGGAGTTATTGCAGGAAATGGATATTCGTTTAGTTTTTACTGCACATCCGACCGAAATAGTAAGACATACGATTAGACATAAGCAAACCAGAGTCGCAAATTTGTTAAAAAAAATTCAGGTTGAGCAATTTTTAACAAAAGAAGAAAAAAACTTTCTAAAAATCCAATTAAAAGAGGAAGTAAGACTTTGGTGGAGAACAGATGAATTACATCAATTTAAACCTTCAGTTTTAGACGAAGTAGATTATGCCTTGCACTATTTTCAGCAAGTTTTATTTAATGCAATGCCTCAATTGAGAGGCAGAATCGCTGAAGCACTCACTGAAAATTATCCAGATGTTCAACTGCCCTCTCAATCTTTCTGTAACTTCGGTTCTTGGGTAGGCTCCGATAGGGATGGTAATCCATCGGTCACTCCCGAGATAACATGGAGAACTGCCTGCTACCAAAGGCAATTAATGTTGGAAAGATATATTACTGCAACATCTCATCTTAGAGATCAATTAAGTGTCTCAATGCAATGGAGTCAAGTAAGTTCTTCTCTATTAGAGTCATTAGAAACAGATAGGGTTAAGTTCCCAGCAATTTATGAAGCTAGGGCGACAAGATACAGATCAGAACCTTATAGATTGAAATTAAGTTATATTTTAGAAAAATTGAGGCTAACACAAGAAAGGAATAATTTATTGGCTGACAATGGGTGGAAATTTGACTTAGAAGGAGAATTGAATACTAAAAATATAGATAAAGTTGAAAATTTATATTATAAATCAGTAAATGAATTTACCTATGATCTCGAACTAATTAAAAATAGCCTTATTAGTACAGATTTGACTTGCGAGGCAGTCAATACATTACTTACTCAGGTTCATATTTTTGGATTTTCTTTAGCAAGTTTAGATATTCGTCAAGAAAGTACAAGGCATAGTGACGCCATACAAGAGCTTACAAAATATCTCGATTTATCTGTGCAATATGACCAAATGTCTGAGGATGAGAAAATTAAATGGCTTGTAGACGAATTAAATACAAAAAGGCCTTTAATTCCCTCTGACGTAAAATGGACAAACACTACAGAAGAAACTTTTTCAGTTTTTAAAATGGTTAAGAGACTTCAGCAAGAATTTGGAAGTCGAATTTGTCATGCTTATGTAATTTCAATGAGTCATAGTGCATCTGATTTGCTTGAAGTACTCTTACTGGCAAAAGAAATGGGACTTCTTGATCAAAATTCAAAAAATTCAAACTTATTAGTTGTACCTCTTTTTGAAACGGTTGAAGACCTTAAAAGAGCACCTGAAGTAATGGAAAAGTTGTTTAAATTAGATTTCTACAAATCATTATTGCCAAAAGTTGGAGAATCTTTTAAACCTCTTCAAGAATTAATGCTTGGATATTCTGATAGTAATAAAGATTCAGGATTTGTTTCTAGTAATTGGGAAATTCATAGAGCCCAAATAGCTCTTCAAAATCTTGCAAGTAGAAATAACATATTGCTAAGACTTTTTCATGGAAGAGGGGGTTCTGTAGGTAGAGGGGGCGGACCTGCCTATCAGGCAATATTGGCTCAACCAAGCGGTACTTTAAAAGGGCGAATAAAAATAACAGAACAAGGTGAAGTTTTAGCGTCTAAATATAGTCTTCCTGAACTGGCTTTGTACAACCTTGAAACTGTTACTACAGCTGTAATTCAAAATAGTTTGGTAAATAATAGACTTGATGCTACTCCAGAATGGAATCAATTAATGTCTAGGTTGGCAGAAACATCAAGGTCTCACTACAGAAAATTAGTGTATGAGAATCCTGACTTGTTAAATTTCTTTCAAGAGGTTACGCCTATTGAAGAAATAAGTAAATTACAAATATCTAGCAGGCCTGCAAGAAGAAAAAAAGGTGCAAAAGATTTGTCAAGTTTAAGAGCTATTCCATGGGTATTTGGTTGGACACAAAGTAGATTTCTCTTACCTAGTTGGTTTGGAGTAGGTACTGCATTATCATCTGAATTAAATTCAGACCCACAACAAATTGAATTATTAAGAGTCCTACATCAAAGATGGCCATTTTTTAGGATGCTTATATCTAAGGTAGAAATGACACTATCTAAGGTCGATTTAGAAGTTGCTAAATATTATGTTGACACTCTTGGCAGTGAAGAAAATAAAGATTCTTTTGATGATATTTTTGAAGTAATTTCGAAAGAATATAGTCTTACAAAATCTTTAGTTCTTGAAATTACTGGCAAAAATAAGCTACTCGAATCTGATAGAGACTTAAAATCTTCAGTAAGCTTAAGAAATAAGACAATTATCCCATTGGGATTTTTGCAGGTTTCACTTTTAAGAAGACTTAGAGATCAAACAAGACAACCTCCAATTAGTGAATTTCTTATTGATAAAGATGAATCTAGAAGAGCATATAGTAGAAGTGAATTATTAAGGGGGGCCCTTCTAACTATTAATGGGATAGCAGCAGGCATGAGAAATACAGGTTGA